A genomic region of Hydrogenobacter sp. contains the following coding sequences:
- the dapF gene encoding diaminopimelate epimerase codes for MRFVKLHGSGNDFVVFDNRQGEVYKFLEDSNIKLRDFVVKVCALHTGVGADGLILIENPDDPESDFKWQFFNSDGSVAGMCGNGSRCAVRFAYENGIVDKKVKFETLVGVIEAEVLDEGKRVKVLLTEPHSFKNMHIRVKDKDIKGYYINTGVPHFVVIVDDLEEFDVVSYGREIRFHEVFSPSGTNATFMKVNSEGSVNIRTYERGVENETLACGTGAAASAIVAYTQGLVKRKPIEVKTKGGDILRIDFDNNLKRVFLEGSVYKVFDGFLYKEALHY; via the coding sequence ATGAGGTTTGTTAAGCTTCATGGTTCTGGAAATGACTTTGTAGTTTTTGACAACAGGCAGGGGGAAGTTTATAAATTTTTAGAGGATTCAAATATCAAATTGAGGGATTTTGTTGTCAAGGTATGCGCTTTACATACAGGTGTGGGTGCTGATGGACTTATACTCATAGAAAACCCAGACGATCCTGAAAGCGACTTTAAATGGCAATTTTTCAACTCGGACGGATCTGTAGCAGGTATGTGCGGAAACGGCTCAAGATGTGCGGTGAGATTTGCATACGAAAACGGTATTGTGGATAAAAAGGTAAAATTTGAGACATTAGTAGGTGTTATAGAAGCTGAAGTTTTGGATGAAGGCAAAAGGGTAAAGGTACTCCTCACCGAACCTCACAGTTTTAAAAACATGCATATACGTGTAAAGGACAAAGATATAAAAGGTTACTACATAAACACGGGCGTACCCCATTTTGTAGTGATCGTTGATGATCTTGAGGAGTTTGATGTTGTAAGTTACGGAAGGGAGATAAGGTTTCATGAAGTTTTCTCTCCAAGTGGAACTAACGCAACTTTCATGAAAGTAAACTCCGAAGGTAGTGTAAATATAAGGACATACGAAAGAGGTGTGGAAAACGAGACGCTCGCCTGTGGTACAGGTGCTGCAGCGTCAGCCATAGTAGCGTATACACAAGGTCTTGTCAAGAGAAAACCTATTGAAGTGAAAACAAAGGGTGGGGATATTTTAAGAATTGATTTTGACAATAACCTCAAAAGGGTGTTTTTGGAGGGTAGTGTGTACAAAGTCTTTGACGGTTTTCTCTATAAAGAGGCTCTTCATTACTGA
- a CDS encoding metalloregulator ArsR/SmtB family transcription factor: MKSTLKEGELLKAFYALSDPVRLGIIKILLDCKELCVCQITEAFKLSQPNASFHLRILKEADLVICEKRGRWNYYKVNTQDELINLIAHTAR; the protein is encoded by the coding sequence ATGAAGTCCACATTGAAAGAGGGAGAACTATTAAAAGCCTTTTACGCCCTTTCAGATCCAGTAAGACTTGGTATAATTAAGATCCTGCTTGATTGCAAAGAACTCTGCGTATGTCAAATAACGGAGGCTTTCAAACTATCCCAACCCAACGCATCTTTCCATCTTAGGATACTCAAAGAAGCCGATTTGGTCATCTGTGAAAAAAGGGGAAGGTGGAACTATTACAAAGTGAATACACAAGACGAACTCATAAACCTTATCGCTCATACTGCGAGGTAA
- a CDS encoding arsenate reductase ArsC: MKIGFICTGNSARSQMAEGYAKYFAKLYKKQVEIYSAGSSPAECIHPLAVKVMQEEGIDISSQHPKSIESIPYWELDIVITLCGDAAETCPYLPGVRSEHWGLPDPAKAQGSQEERLEFFRKVRDEIKLKVENLIKELKDEEYKDNKRI, translated from the coding sequence ATGAAGATAGGCTTCATATGCACAGGGAATTCTGCGAGGAGTCAGATGGCAGAAGGCTATGCAAAATACTTTGCTAAACTTTACAAAAAGCAAGTGGAGATTTATTCTGCAGGTTCATCTCCTGCTGAATGCATCCATCCTCTTGCTGTAAAGGTAATGCAGGAGGAAGGCATAGATATATCTTCTCAACACCCCAAATCTATTGAGAGTATACCCTATTGGGAACTTGACATTGTGATAACCCTTTGCGGAGATGCCGCAGAAACATGTCCTTATCTGCCTGGCGTACGTTCCGAACACTGGGGGCTTCCTGATCCTGCAAAGGCTCAAGGCTCACAAGAAGAGAGATTGGAGTTTTTTAGAAAGGTTAGGGATGAGATAAAACTAAAAGTTGAGAATCTTATAAAGGAGCTGAAGGATGAAGAGTATAAAGATAATAAGCGCATCTGA
- a CDS encoding thioredoxin family protein, producing MKSIKIISASECTNCQLLYNAVSAIVRAKGLDARVEKVIDIKEVLRYGVMTTPLLVVDGKLKHAGTPIPAPQQIEKLLMEE from the coding sequence ATGAAGAGTATAAAGATAATAAGCGCATCTGAGTGTACCAATTGTCAGCTACTTTACAATGCGGTGTCCGCCATAGTAAGGGCTAAGGGGCTGGACGCAAGGGTAGAAAAGGTCATAGATATAAAGGAGGTCTTAAGGTACGGTGTTATGACTACACCACTCCTTGTGGTGGACGGAAAGCTAAAACATGCTGGCACACCCATACCAGCCCCTCAGCAGATAGAAAAGCTCCTGATGGAGGAATGA
- a CDS encoding arsenic transporter translates to MEKSLAVAVFILTMISVILKPKGIGIGWSAWAGALACLLLGIISPRDILYITKLVWDATLAFVFLIFISIILDRSGFFEWTALKAIGYAKGNGFLLFLYLMLLGAFISAIFANDGASLMLTPIIYSKIKHLRLPKRMILPYIMGSGFIADTASLPFVISNLTNIITAHFFKIDFWRYAFFMFLPNLVSVLSSIALLYIFYRRDMIKRYDTDILEDFPSRYAIRDPLLFKIGWTVIVFLGASFLLLELYKIKFPFSVIFGVSAFILSLSTLKNRVVKTKEVLRFTPWSIVFFSIGMYTVVYGLKNVGVTAFLADTISYFYRFGDAYALLGTGFLSALLSALMNNLPTVMVMNISIQDVSLPRRLMEFLALANLVGTNIGPKLTPIGSLATLLWLHVLEHKGIKISWLYYIEVGFVLTIPVLIAVLLTLYSVYRIT, encoded by the coding sequence ATGGAAAAATCGTTGGCTGTAGCTGTTTTTATCCTTACTATGATATCCGTTATACTCAAGCCTAAGGGTATAGGTATAGGTTGGTCCGCATGGGCAGGAGCTTTGGCTTGCCTCCTTTTGGGTATAATATCCCCCCGTGACATCCTCTACATTACAAAGCTTGTATGGGATGCTACTTTGGCTTTTGTCTTTCTGATTTTTATCTCCATAATTTTAGATAGATCCGGATTTTTTGAGTGGACAGCTCTCAAAGCTATAGGTTATGCAAAAGGTAATGGATTTTTACTTTTCCTGTATCTTATGCTTTTGGGTGCTTTTATATCGGCAATATTTGCCAATGATGGAGCTTCTTTAATGCTCACTCCCATCATATACTCAAAAATAAAGCATTTAAGACTTCCTAAGCGGATGATCCTTCCATATATAATGGGTAGCGGTTTTATCGCAGATACCGCAAGCCTTCCCTTTGTCATCTCTAATCTCACCAACATAATAACAGCTCACTTTTTTAAGATAGATTTTTGGAGATACGCCTTCTTTATGTTCTTGCCTAATTTGGTGTCAGTGCTTTCAAGTATAGCGTTGCTTTACATCTTTTACAGGAGGGATATGATAAAAAGGTATGACACGGATATTCTTGAGGACTTTCCATCCAGATACGCAATAAGGGATCCACTCCTTTTTAAAATAGGTTGGACAGTTATAGTATTTCTCGGTGCATCCTTTTTACTGTTAGAACTTTATAAAATCAAGTTCCCCTTTTCTGTTATCTTTGGTGTATCGGCTTTCATTCTTTCCCTTTCTACGTTGAAAAATAGAGTAGTTAAAACGAAAGAAGTTCTCAGGTTTACCCCTTGGAGTATAGTGTTTTTCTCTATAGGCATGTATACTGTAGTATACGGCTTGAAGAATGTAGGTGTTACTGCCTTTTTAGCGGATACGATCTCATACTTTTACAGATTTGGTGATGCTTATGCTCTTCTGGGTACAGGTTTCTTGTCAGCCCTTCTTTCCGCTTTGATGAACAACCTTCCTACTGTTATGGTTATGAATATCTCCATACAAGACGTTAGCTTACCAAGAAGACTTATGGAATTTCTCGCTCTCGCTAATTTGGTGGGTACCAATATCGGACCAAAACTGACACCTATAGGCTCCTTAGCTACGCTCCTTTGGTTGCATGTGCTGGAACACAAAGGTATAAAGATCTCATGGCTGTATTATATAGAAGTAGGCTTCGTTCTTACAATTCCAGTGCTTATCGCTGTTTTATTAACTCTGT